Within the Bacteroidales bacterium genome, the region GGAAACCGAAACCACGAAACGCAGATTAGCCCTGATGAGCTTAATGAGTGCTTCGTGGTCTCCTATCTTGATACGACCGGCAAGTGTAACTTCTTCCTCAGCAGAAATCAGGTCTTCTCTTCGGATTTCCTGGAAATACTTATCCAGGGAAACGGTCTCCCTGAACGTGAGCTGACGGGTGATTTTAAGTTGCCTCATGCCATTTTTTGTATGGTTGTAATCATTGCACAAGATCAAATCTGTGCAAACAATCACAGAGGCAAACATAAACAAAATATTCCGGATTATCCCTGGAAAAATTTTACTTTAAAAAATCTTTATCTTCTTGGAGGTCTGTCCGGTCTGAAATTACGGTCTCCGTCACCCTCGCCTCTGCTGCGATTGTCCCTGTTATCACGGTTATCTCTGTTATCCCTGAAATTCCTGTTATCACGGTTATCCCTGCCGCCACGGTCATCACGTTCGCGGGTGTTCTCCTGATAACCCTCCGGTTTTGGGAGTAACTGCTTGCGCGAAAGCTTCAGTTTGCCTGTTTTTCCATCTACTTCAAGCAATTTAACATCAATCTCATCACCCACCTTCATCACATCTTCCACGTTGGCAATTCTGCGCCAGTCAATTTCTGAAATGTGAAGCAATCCCTCTTTTCCAGGCAAAATTTCGACGATTGCACCGAAGGTTATGATCGACTTGACTTTTCCTTTGTAGGTAGCTCCAATTTCAGGAATAGCGATAATGCCTTTGATACGTGCTTTTGCTGCTTCAATTGAGCTTTTGTTAACAGCTACAATGTCTACAACGCCAAAATCACCCACTTCTTCAATTACAATAGTGGAGTTGGTTGTAGCCTGGATATCCTGGATGATCTTTCCACCCGGACCAATAATGGCGCCAATAAACTCTTTAGGAACAGTTAATTGTTCAATTCTCGGAACATGAGGTTTGTAGTCTTCACGTGGATGGCTGATGGTTTTTTCGATTTCGTTTAGGATGTGTAACCTGCCTCTCAGTGCCTGCTCCAGCGCTTCTTCCAAAATTTTGTAAGATAATCCGTCCACTTTTATATCCATCTGGCAGGCAGTGATGCCATCGCGTGTACCTGTCACTTTGAAGTCCATATCACCGAGGTGATCTTCATCGCCGAGGATATCGGAAAGTACGGCATATTTGCTGCCATCTTTACTGGCAATCAATCCCATGGCAATTCCTGATACGGGTTTCTTGATTTTCACACCTGCATCCATCAGGGCAAGTGTACCGCCGCACACAGTGGCCATTGAGGATGAACCGTTGGATTCGAGGATATCGGATACGATCCTGATGGTGTAAGGGTTAGCTTCTCCGCTTGGAACGACAGGCTTAAGCGCTCTCAGCGCAAGGTTCCCATGACCGATCTCCCGCCTGCTTGTTCCACCCCTGAATCTGACTTCACCAGTAGAGAAAGAAGGGAAATTATAATGCAGGATAAAATCACTTTTGCCTTCAAAAACAGCACCGTCAATCACCTGCTTGTCGAGCTTCGTACCAAGAGTTACAGTTACCAGTGCCTGGGTTTCACCACGCGTAAAGATAGATGATCCATGCGCTGCAGGGAGGAAATCAACTTCTGACCAGATTGGACGAATTTCATCCAGTTTGCGGGTGTCAATCCTGCGGCGTTCTGTTAATACAAAATTCCTGACCGCTTCTTTTTCAATGTCGTGGTAATACCGTTTGATCATTGCGGCTTTATCTTTGGCTTCCTCCTCAGGTAATGTTTTTACAAACTCCTCAATAACTCCGCTGAATAGCTCTGAACGTTGATGTTTGGCTGTTCCCATTCCGGCTATTTCGTAGCATTTTGAGTAGAGTTCATCATGCATTTTTGCTTTGAGTGCTTCATCGTTGGTTTCGTGCTCATAAACGCGCTTGGTTTGAGCTTTCTCAACCATTGCAGCCAGTTCAACCTGAGCCTTGCATTGCAGTTTGATGGTTTCATGGGCAAATTTGATGGCTTCGAGCATGTCGGCTTCTGACACTTCCGACATTTCACCTTCAACCATCATAATATCTCTTTCGGTAGCTGCAACCATGATGTCGATGTCCGATTCCTCCAGTTTCTCAACTGGTGGATTAATGACCAGCTGGCCGTTGATACGGGCAACCCTGACTTCGGAAATCGGGCCATTGAACGGAATGTCTGAAACTGCAATGGCAGCAGATGCTGCGAGGGCAGCAAGGGCATCAGGGGCATCATTTTTATCACCTGAAATCAATGTGATCAACACCTGTGTTTCAGCATGGTAATCTTCGGGAAACAATGGCCTTAAGGCGCGGTCAACCAGCCTCGAAATCAGAATCTCATATTCTGAAGGCCTTGCCTCTCGTTTGAAAAAACCGCCGGGAAAGCGCCCTGTAGCGGAATATTTTTCCTGATATTCAACTGTTAATGGAAGAAAATCAACATCTTCCTTGGCTTCTTTACTTGACACTACGGTGGCAAGCAACATGGTGTTGCCCTGCCTCAACACTACGGCGCCGTCAGCCTGACGTGCAAGTCTGCCTGTTTCGATGGTAATCTCTTTACCATCCGGCATTTGAAAACTCTTGATAATTGCGTTATTCGACATATTCTATTGTTAATCTGTTCTTTGAATGTTTAAATATAAAAAAAGGCAATTCGAAAAAATTGCCTCTCCCTTCGTTCTTCGATAAATACGTTCTGTTCGATAGTTATTTCCTGATACCGAGTTCTTTGATAATGTTTCTGTATCTGTCAATTTCTGTTCTTTTCAGGTAATCAAGAAGTCTTCTTCTTTTACCAACCAGCAACACCAGTGAGCGCCTTGTACTCAGGTCTTTTTTCTGATTTTTCAGGTGACCTGTCAAGTGTTGGATTCTGTGTGTAAAAAGAGCAATCTGACCTTCAGCTGATCCGGTATCTGTTTTTGATTTCCCGTAGGTCTCAAACAAACTTGTTTTCTTTTCGCTTGTTAAGTACATGTTTTGATGAATTTTACATTTTTATATTGGGCAGCAAAAATAGTTCATTCTTTTAAGGTGGCAAAATTATTTTTTAATAAAACTTTTAATTAGTTCCTGCCAGAAAACTCCTAATGTTGAAAATCATTGTTTGCCCCAACCCTAAAGGGAGCAATGATTTTCAACGATTTACTCCCTTTTCCCGGAGGGATCCCCTTGGGAAGGGCGGGGTAAATAAATCGTTGAAAATCAAATTCTGAGTGTTTTCTGGCTGGAAACA harbors:
- the pnp gene encoding polyribonucleotide nucleotidyltransferase; the protein is MSNNAIIKSFQMPDGKEITIETGRLARQADGAVVLRQGNTMLLATVVSSKEAKEDVDFLPLTVEYQEKYSATGRFPGGFFKREARPSEYEILISRLVDRALRPLFPEDYHAETQVLITLISGDKNDAPDALAALAASAAIAVSDIPFNGPISEVRVARINGQLVINPPVEKLEESDIDIMVAATERDIMMVEGEMSEVSEADMLEAIKFAHETIKLQCKAQVELAAMVEKAQTKRVYEHETNDEALKAKMHDELYSKCYEIAGMGTAKHQRSELFSGVIEEFVKTLPEEEAKDKAAMIKRYYHDIEKEAVRNFVLTERRRIDTRKLDEIRPIWSEVDFLPAAHGSSIFTRGETQALVTVTLGTKLDKQVIDGAVFEGKSDFILHYNFPSFSTGEVRFRGGTSRREIGHGNLALRALKPVVPSGEANPYTIRIVSDILESNGSSSMATVCGGTLALMDAGVKIKKPVSGIAMGLIASKDGSKYAVLSDILGDEDHLGDMDFKVTGTRDGITACQMDIKVDGLSYKILEEALEQALRGRLHILNEIEKTISHPREDYKPHVPRIEQLTVPKEFIGAIIGPGGKIIQDIQATTNSTIVIEEVGDFGVVDIVAVNKSSIEAAKARIKGIIAIPEIGATYKGKVKSIITFGAIVEILPGKEGLLHISEIDWRRIANVEDVMKVGDEIDVKLLEVDGKTGKLKLSRKQLLPKPEGYQENTRERDDRGGRDNRDNRNFRDNRDNRDNRDNRSRGEGDGDRNFRPDRPPRR
- the rpsO gene encoding 30S ribosomal protein S15, whose amino-acid sequence is MYLTSEKKTSLFETYGKSKTDTGSAEGQIALFTHRIQHLTGHLKNQKKDLSTRRSLVLLVGKRRRLLDYLKRTEIDRYRNIIKELGIRK